The Megalops cyprinoides isolate fMegCyp1 chromosome 10, fMegCyp1.pri, whole genome shotgun sequence genome window below encodes:
- the LOC118785047 gene encoding nascent polypeptide-associated complex subunit alpha, muscle-specific form-like: MVAGMVMPLADLRAIYELLFRDGVLVAKKDKRPQSKHPEVRGVTNLQVMRAMGSLKSRGYVRETFAWRHFYWYLTNEGIVYLRDYLRLPAEIVPSSLQRVRRPATTLNVVQRAARVQTVEGPMSYAPKPASRAGTESQESLMDRQGYRRKRMTAAEEEEAQTERTPRFRGRPIAAEPPRSRASWEFVAQSQQALRNGEVSHKEVRVMEESQVKRASMVKFSQLPPDTKSAKTTMAVTSEERALPLDHKGSAQMAGVQKITATNDAKAVAEPVATKPMAAIAAPVAGATAAAAAVAMTMAAMPSKGGKEKAKKMVAEQVSQETPKQLLDQSPHPAREVMDKTERTTEVKATWEPPKKTAKENVTATLLPPTSPASGAIEKAEAQVCVAEAAWVASKPPKPKPTPRDTEVTVKAEVTTEVITQVSHKKTLKISETQKSPEPTVGTASAVAVATEAPPPTKVDKSKIKKTSEVKLTQETPKPELGKLPTKPAVAPAAGEGVATPAVQAKTTAQTAPADAQRAPKSSNENAIAELTSPPVPAAKETPAETPVEIPDPTRKGPDKLLNGRAVQESSKPSSEIIASKSAALVQAGAAGPTEEVKVTTQETVQVTHTSCSCKI; this comes from the exons ATGGTGGCTGGAATGGTGATGCCGTTGGCGGACCTGAGGGCGATTTACGAGCTGCTCTTTCGGGATGGCGTTTTGGTGGCCAAGAAGGACAAGCGCCCGCAGAGCAAGCACCCGGAGGTGCGCGGGGTCACCAACCTGCAGGTGATGAGGGCCATGGGCTCCCTCAAATCCAGGGGCTATGTGAGGGAGACCTTTGCCTGGAGGCACTTCTACTGGTACCTCACCAACGAGGGCATCGTGTACCTGCGCGACTACCTGCGGCTGCCCGCTGAGATCGTGCCCTCGTCCCTGCAGAGGGTGCGCCGCCCAGCCACCACCTTGAACGTGGTGCAGAGGGCCGCACGGGTCCAGACGGTGGAAGGCCCCATGTCCTATGCCCCCAAACCTGCCTCCAGGGCTGGGACAGAGTCCCAGGAGTCCCTGATGGACAGACAGGGTTACCGGCGCAAGAGGATGACCGCCGCCGAAGAGGAGGAAGCACAGACTGAGAGGACGCCGAGGTTCAGGGGCCGTCCAATCGCTGCCGAGCCACCAAGGTCCAGGGCATCATGGGAGTTTGTGGCCCAGAGCCAGCAGGCCCTGAGGAATGGGGAAGTGTCCCACAAAGAAGTGAGAGTGATGGAGGAAAGCCAGGTGAAGAGAGCCTCCATGGTCAAATTCTCTCAGCTGCCTCCTGATACTAAGAGTGCTAAAACCACCATGGCGGTGACATCAGAGGAGAGGGCCCTTCCCCTGGACCATAAGGGGAGTGCTCAAATGGCTGGGGTGCAGAAAATCACTGCGACCAATGATGCAAAGGCAGTTGCTGAACCGGTCGCTACAAAACCAATGGCAGCCATAGCAGCACCAGTTGCAggggcaacagcagcagcagctgcagttgCCATGACAATGGCTGCTATGCCCTctaaaggaggaaaagaaaaggccAAGAAGATGGTTGCGGAGCAGGTCTCCCAGGAGACCCCTAAACAGCTTCTGGACCAGTCACCTCACCCAGCCAGAGAGGTGATGGATAAAACTGAGAGGACCACAGAGGTGAAGGCAACATGGGAACCTCCAAAAAAAACGGCCAAAGAAAATGtcacagccacactgctgccacctacAAGCCCAGCCTCTGGTGCCATTGAAAAGGCAGAAGCTCAGGTCTGCGTGGCGGAGGCGGCATGGGTGGCTTCCAAACCACCCAAGCCCAAACCCACACCCCGTGACACAGAAGTCACCGTCAAGGCTGAGGTGACGACTGAGGTGATCACACAGGTGTCGCACAAAAAGACACTGAAGATTAGTGAGACCCAGAAATCACCAGAGCCAACTGTGGGAACAGCATCGGCTGTGGCTGTGGCAACTGAAGCTCCACCTCCCACCAAGGTGGATAAGAGCAAGATTAAGAAGACCTCTGAGGTTAAGTTGACGCAAGAAACTCCCAAACCAGAGTTGGGAAAACTCCCAACCAAACCAGCAGTGGCacctgcagcaggagagggcGTGGCTACGCCCGCCGTCCAGGCGAAGACAACAGCTCAGACGGCCCCCGCTGATGCACAGCGGGCTCCCAAGTCGTCCAATGAAAATGCCATTGCCGAGCTGACGTCACCACCAGTGCCAGCAGCAAAGGAGACCCCAGCGGAGACCCCAGTGGAGATCCCAGACCCCACACGCAAAGGTCCTGACAAGCTCCTCAACGGACGTGCCGTGCAAGAGAGCTCTAAACCTTCCTCAGAGATTATTGCGTCTAAATCGGCAGCTCTCGTGCAGGCTGGGGCAGCGGGCCCCACCGAAGAGGTAAAGGTGACCACACAGGAGACGGTCCAGGTGACA cacaccagctgcagctgcaagaTCTGA